One segment of Solanum stenotomum isolate F172 chromosome 1, ASM1918654v1, whole genome shotgun sequence DNA contains the following:
- the LOC125869775 gene encoding probable aspartic proteinase GIP2 isoform X1 — protein sequence MMTFKIPLSILVIFLLLNIFQCSSEVLYIPVTKDASTLQYIIEVGQKTPLIPTKLLLHLGGKSLWVDCTNSTTHTSSTYKSAVCNSTECSMAKSYGCGDCKFRSELQPGCNNNTCYIWGENPIKKMYHDGSEVAEDVLTIGSSPGVLVTSPRFIFTCLIDPYMLEKLANGVTGVAGFGQTTPITVPNQLGSDPRFSRKFGMCLSSSRGVIFIGPNPYYLYNPNKIDISNSKDLAYTKLLVNKRGFLQTDEYYFQMSSIRVAGQDVPLNKTLLIINKKRHGTDGTSISTAIPYTILHTTFYDSVKTAFINALPKNVTIVEPPPMSPFATCFSSENIKNTNVGPDVPPIDIVFYKPSVFWRISGANSMIQVSKDVMCLAFVRQDQTWLPSIVIGGYQLEENLLVFDLPGRKIGFSSSLKLKQTSCSQYDNTIMDKVPF from the exons ATGATGACATTCAAAATTCCTTTATCtatacttgtcatttttcttttactcaATATTTTTCAATGCTCAAGTGAAGTACTATACATTCCAGTCACTAAAGATGCATCAACTCTACAATACATTATAGAAGTAGGTCAAAAAACTCCTTTAATTCCCACAAAACTCTTACTCCATCTTGGTGGTAAAAGCTTATGGGTGGATTGTACCAATAGTACAACTCATACAAGTTCAACTTACAAATCAGCTGTATGTAATTCTACAGAATGCTCTATGGCCAAATCTTATGGCTGTGGAGATTGCAAATTTAGAAGTGAATTGCAGCCTGGATGCAACAACAATACTTGTTACATTTGGGGTGAAAATCCCATCAAGAAAATGTATCATGATGGTTCTGAAGTTGCTGAGGATGTATTGACCATTGGTTCTTCTCCTGGGGTTCTAGTCACTTCGCCGCGCTTTATTTTCACTTGCCTTATTGATCCTTATATGCTCGAAAAACTCGCCAATGGAGTCACAG GAGTAGCAGGTTTTGGACAAACAACTCCAATTACTGTTCCCAATCAACTTGGTTCAGACCCTAGATTTAGCAGGAAGTTTGGTATGTGTTTGAGCTCATCTCGTGGCGTTATTTTCATCGGTCCTAACCCATATTATCTTTACAATCCTAACAAGATCGACATCTCCAACTCCAAGGATCTTGCCTACACCAAACTACTTGTAAATAAGAGAGGATTTTTACAAACTGATGAGTATTATTTCCAAATGTCATCCATTCGAGTCGCGGGGCAAGACGTGCCACTAAATAAAACATTGctaattataaataagaaacGACATGGAACTGATGGGACTAGCATCAGCACAGCTATACCTTACACAATTTTGCACACTACCTTTTACGATTCTGTTAAAACTGCTTTCATTAACGCGCTTCCTAAGAATGTGACAATTGTAGAGCCTCCTCCTATGAGTCCATTTGCAACTTGCTTTAGTTCTGAAAACATTAAAAACACCAATGTTGGACCAGATGTTCCTCCTATAGATATCGTCTTCTACAAACCGAGTGTGTTTTGGAGGATTTCTGGGGCAAATTCGATGATACAAGTTAGTAAGGATGTTATGTGTTTAGCTTTTGTGAGACAAGACCAAACATGGTTACCATCAATTGTGATAGGAGGATATCAATTGGAAGAGAACCTATTGGTGTTTGATCTTCCAGGAAGGAAAATAGGTTTCAGCTCCTCACTCAAGCTTAAACAAACATCATGCTCTCAGTACGATAATACTATTATGGACAAAGTACCATTCTAG
- the LOC125869775 gene encoding probable aspartic proteinase GIP2 isoform X2, translating into MMTFKIPLSILVIFLLLNIFQCSSEVLYIPVTKDASTLQYIIEVGQKTPLIPTKLLLHLGGKSLWVDCTNSTTHTSSTYKSAVCNSTECSMAKSYGCGDCKFRSELQPGCNNNTCYIWGENPIKKMYHDGSEVAEDVLTIGSSPGVLVTSPRFIFTCLIDPYMLEKLANGVTGVAGFGQTTPITVPNQLGSDPRFSRKFGMCLSSSRGVIFIGPNPYYLYNPNKIDISNSKDLAYTKLLVNKRGFLQTDEYYFQMSSIRVAGQDVPLNKTLLIINKKRHGTDGTSISTAIPYTILHTTFYDSVKTAFINALPKNVTIVEPPPMSPFATCFSSENIKNTNVGPDVPPIDIVFYKPSVFWRISGANSMIQVSKDVMCLAFVRQDQTWLPSIVIGGYQLEENLLVFDLPGRKIGFSSSLKLQQTSCSKYDNFSKN; encoded by the exons ATGATGACATTCAAAATTCCTTTATCtatacttgtcatttttcttttactcaATATTTTTCAATGCTCAAGTGAAGTACTATACATTCCAGTCACTAAAGATGCATCAACTCTACAATACATTATAGAAGTAGGTCAAAAAACTCCTTTAATTCCCACAAAACTCTTACTCCATCTTGGTGGTAAAAGCTTATGGGTGGATTGTACCAATAGTACAACTCATACAAGTTCAACTTACAAATCAGCTGTATGTAATTCTACAGAATGCTCTATGGCCAAATCTTATGGCTGTGGAGATTGCAAATTTAGAAGTGAATTGCAGCCTGGATGCAACAACAATACTTGTTACATTTGGGGTGAAAATCCCATCAAGAAAATGTATCATGATGGTTCTGAAGTTGCTGAGGATGTATTGACCATTGGTTCTTCTCCTGGGGTTCTAGTCACTTCGCCGCGCTTTATTTTCACTTGCCTTATTGATCCTTATATGCTCGAAAAACTCGCCAATGGAGTCACAG GAGTAGCAGGTTTTGGACAAACAACTCCAATTACTGTTCCCAATCAACTTGGTTCAGACCCTAGATTTAGCAGGAAGTTTGGTATGTGTTTGAGCTCATCTCGTGGCGTTATTTTCATCGGTCCTAACCCATATTATCTTTACAATCCTAACAAGATCGACATCTCCAACTCCAAGGATCTTGCCTACACCAAACTACTTGTAAATAAGAGAGGATTTTTACAAACTGATGAGTATTATTTCCAAATGTCATCCATTCGAGTCGCGGGGCAAGACGTGCCACTAAATAAAACATTGctaattataaataagaaacGACATGGAACTGATGGGACTAGCATCAGCACAGCTATACCTTACACAATTTTGCACACTACCTTTTACGATTCTGTTAAAACTGCTTTCATTAACGCGCTTCCTAAGAATGTGACAATTGTAGAGCCTCCTCCTATGAGTCCATTTGCAACTTGCTTTAGTTCTGAAAACATTAAAAACACCAATGTTGGACCAGATGTTCCTCCTATAGATATCGTCTTCTACAAACCGAGTGTGTTTTGGAGGATTTCTGGGGCAAATTCGATGATACAAGTTAGTAAGGATGTTATGTGTTTAGCTTTTGTGAGACAAGACCAAACATGGTTACCATCAATTGTGATAGGAGGATATCAATTGGAAGAGAACCTATTGGTGTTTGATCTTCCAGGAAGGAAAATAG